The following proteins are encoded in a genomic region of Hyalangium minutum:
- a CDS encoding nicotinate phosphoribosyltransferase, whose protein sequence is MDESAALFTDLYEFTMVDGYLQEDMHDEAVFSLFVRRLPARRNFLMACGLEDALRYLETLRFTPAQLDYLASLQLFSDRLLRYLERFRFSGEVCAVPEGTPLFGEEPLLEVIAPLPEAQLLETYLLNQVHLQTLAASKATRVIGAAAGRPVVEFCLRRSHGMDAGLKVARAAFIAGLDATSNMLAGQRYGIPVKGTMAHSFVQAHEGELEAFRTFTRYFPDSTLLVDTYDTLRGVQHVIRLARELGEGFHVRAVRLDSGDMLALSRATRQMLDEAGLQRVNIIASGNLDEDSIARLVAEEAPIDCFGVGTSLGTSSDVPCLDMVYKLVAYAGKDRIKLSTAKALLPGRKQVFREEENGVARRDVLARHGEQLKGRPLLHPVMRGGKRMEGASPSLTEVRAYARRELERLPPELRQLEPISPPYRVEASPVLAWTREQLTEAWEASP, encoded by the coding sequence ATGGATGAGAGCGCAGCGCTGTTCACCGACTTGTACGAGTTCACCATGGTGGACGGCTACCTCCAGGAGGACATGCACGACGAAGCGGTGTTCAGCCTCTTCGTCCGCCGCCTCCCCGCGCGACGCAACTTCCTGATGGCCTGTGGGCTCGAGGATGCGCTGCGCTACCTGGAGACGCTGCGCTTCACCCCCGCGCAGCTCGACTACCTGGCCTCGCTCCAGCTCTTCTCGGATCGGCTGCTGCGCTACCTGGAGCGCTTCCGCTTCTCGGGCGAGGTGTGCGCCGTCCCTGAGGGCACGCCCCTCTTCGGCGAGGAACCCCTCCTGGAGGTCATCGCGCCGCTGCCCGAGGCCCAGCTGTTGGAGACGTACCTGCTCAACCAGGTCCACCTGCAGACGCTGGCGGCCTCCAAGGCCACCCGGGTCATCGGTGCGGCGGCAGGGCGCCCGGTGGTGGAGTTCTGCCTGCGGCGCAGCCATGGCATGGACGCCGGGCTGAAGGTGGCGCGCGCGGCCTTCATCGCGGGGTTGGATGCCACCTCCAACATGCTGGCCGGGCAGCGCTACGGCATCCCTGTGAAGGGAACCATGGCGCACAGCTTCGTGCAGGCCCATGAGGGCGAGCTGGAGGCCTTCCGCACCTTCACGCGCTACTTCCCGGACAGCACCCTGCTGGTAGACACCTACGACACACTGCGCGGCGTTCAGCACGTCATCCGTCTGGCACGCGAGCTGGGAGAGGGCTTCCACGTGCGCGCAGTGCGGCTGGATTCGGGAGACATGCTGGCGCTGTCGCGCGCGACACGGCAGATGCTGGACGAGGCGGGGCTGCAGCGCGTGAACATCATTGCCAGCGGCAACCTGGACGAGGACTCCATCGCGCGGCTGGTGGCCGAGGAAGCGCCCATCGATTGTTTCGGCGTGGGGACGTCGCTCGGGACGTCCTCGGACGTGCCGTGCCTGGACATGGTCTACAAGCTGGTGGCGTACGCGGGGAAGGATCGCATCAAGCTGTCCACCGCGAAGGCCCTCCTCCCGGGCCGCAAGCAGGTGTTCCGCGAGGAAGAGAACGGCGTGGCGCGCCGGGACGTGCTGGCCCGTCACGGAGAGCAGCTGAAGGGCCGCCCACTGCTGCACCCGGTGATGCGGGGCGGCAAGCGGATGGAAGGAGCGTCGCCTTCACTCACGGAGGTCCGCGCCTACGCGCGGCGCGAGCTGGAGCGGCTGCCTCCCGAGCTGCGGCAGTTGGAGCCCATCTCTCCTCCCTACCGGGTGGAGGCGAGCCCGGTGCTGGCCTGGACGCGCGAACAGCTGACGGAGGCGTGGGAAGCGAGCCCCTGA
- a CDS encoding RNA polymerase sigma factor, with the protein MAIDVEAYYRRYGPQVLRRCRFLLRDEEKAVDAMHDVFVQLLRYQGGLKNSAPSSLLHQIATRVCLNRLRGARRRPEDKDDELVLRIAAAEDTEARTAARGLLDRLFGRVPASSRDIAVLHLVDGMTLEETAREVGLSVSGVRKRLRALSSALQELEAA; encoded by the coding sequence GTGGCAATCGACGTGGAGGCCTACTATCGCCGTTATGGGCCTCAGGTGCTCCGGCGCTGCCGCTTCCTCCTCCGAGACGAGGAGAAGGCCGTGGATGCCATGCACGACGTGTTCGTGCAGCTGTTGCGCTACCAGGGCGGACTGAAGAACTCAGCGCCCTCCAGCCTGCTGCACCAGATTGCCACGCGGGTGTGCCTCAACCGGCTGCGCGGCGCCCGCCGCCGTCCCGAGGACAAGGACGACGAGCTGGTGCTGCGCATCGCCGCCGCCGAGGACACCGAGGCCCGCACTGCCGCTCGGGGGCTGTTGGATCGGCTCTTTGGCCGGGTGCCCGCGTCGAGCCGGGACATCGCCGTGCTGCACCTGGTGGATGGAATGACGCTGGAGGAGACAGCCCGCGAGGTGGGCCTGTCCGTGTCCGGGGTGCGCAAGCGCCTGCGGGCGCTCTCTTCCGCGCTGCAAGAGCTGGAGGCCGCATGA
- a CDS encoding reverse transcriptase family protein: MSLFPKLLTWVKTVFGQGPRTRQVTRLSSANGGPVDASGRPVDVVTEEVVLKGPLKEKHRRLVKRDPRLLPKPPRKSHWEKRKKVMSAEEANRLFSGTLRTRNRNLRDLLPDEAQLERYGLPVWRSEQDVATALGITVRQLRHFSVHRQRDRVSHYVTFALPKRSGGQRLIHAPKKGLKAVQRKLLSLLVEKLPVSPLAHGFVKGRSVRTGAEGHVGKAVVLRVDLKDFFPSVSYARVRGLLIALGYGYPVAATLAVLMTESERQPVEVDGQVFFVPIGPRVCVQGAPTSPGLCNAVVLRMDRRLAGLARKHGFTYSRYADDLSFSGPEQKTAEKLRALAGKIIAEEGFQVNAPKTRLQRRGGRQTVTGVTVNQVLGLSRKERRKMRAMIHQEASRPADAENSARIDGKLAYLSMLNPRQAEALRTRRKGRTR, encoded by the coding sequence ATGAGCCTCTTCCCAAAGCTGCTCACCTGGGTGAAGACGGTGTTTGGCCAGGGGCCGCGCACGCGCCAGGTGACGCGCCTGTCCTCGGCGAACGGAGGGCCGGTGGACGCCTCGGGCCGGCCGGTGGATGTCGTCACCGAGGAGGTGGTGCTGAAGGGGCCGCTGAAGGAGAAGCATCGGCGGCTCGTGAAGCGGGACCCGCGGCTGCTGCCCAAGCCGCCTCGGAAGAGCCACTGGGAGAAGCGCAAGAAGGTGATGTCCGCGGAGGAGGCCAACCGCCTCTTCTCGGGCACCCTGCGCACGCGCAACCGGAACCTGCGCGACCTGCTCCCAGACGAGGCCCAGCTGGAGCGTTACGGGCTGCCCGTGTGGAGAAGCGAGCAGGACGTGGCCACGGCGCTGGGAATCACGGTGCGGCAGCTGCGGCACTTCTCAGTGCACCGGCAGCGAGACCGGGTGAGCCACTACGTCACCTTCGCGCTGCCGAAGCGCTCGGGAGGGCAGCGGCTCATCCACGCGCCAAAGAAGGGGCTGAAGGCGGTGCAGCGCAAGCTGCTCTCGCTGCTGGTGGAGAAGCTGCCGGTGAGCCCTCTCGCGCACGGCTTCGTGAAGGGGCGCTCGGTGCGCACGGGGGCAGAGGGGCACGTCGGCAAGGCGGTGGTGCTCCGCGTGGACCTGAAGGACTTCTTCCCCTCGGTGAGCTACGCACGGGTGCGAGGGCTGCTCATCGCACTGGGCTACGGCTATCCGGTGGCGGCCACGCTGGCCGTGCTGATGACGGAGTCCGAGCGCCAGCCCGTGGAGGTGGACGGTCAGGTGTTCTTTGTCCCGATAGGCCCGCGCGTCTGCGTGCAGGGAGCACCGACGAGCCCAGGGCTGTGCAACGCGGTGGTGCTGAGGATGGACCGGCGGCTCGCGGGGCTGGCGCGCAAGCACGGCTTCACATACTCGCGCTACGCGGATGACCTGAGCTTCTCGGGCCCGGAGCAGAAGACCGCGGAGAAGCTGCGCGCGCTGGCGGGAAAGATCATCGCGGAGGAGGGCTTCCAGGTGAACGCACCCAAGACGCGGCTGCAGCGCCGGGGCGGGCGGCAGACGGTGACGGGGGTGACGGTGAACCAGGTGCTCGGCCTGTCTCGCAAGGAACGCCGGAAGATGCGCGCGATGATCCACCAGGAGGCCTCGCGGCCTGCGGACGCGGAGAACTCCGCGCGCATCGACGGCAAGCTGGCCTACCTATCCATGCTGAACCCACGGCAGGCCGAGGCGCTCCGGACCCGCCGCAAGGGGCGCACGCGCTGA
- a CDS encoding 2-hydroxyacid dehydrogenase, with protein MKVAVFDTHRYDREALEASNARFGHALVFFEPRLTAQTAQLAQGFPGVCSFVNDKVDAAALEVLAAGGTRVVALRSAGYNHVDLVAAARLGIRVVRVPEYSPYAVAEHAVALVLALNRRIHQAYARVRDWNFSLDGLVGFDLHGKTVGVVGTGRIGRAAARIFRGFGCRLLCFDVVPDPEVELELGAQYVPLDTLYRDADIITLHVPLTPGTHHLVSAEALGKMKRGVMLINTGRGALIDSRALIEALKRGHMGAAGLDVYEEEEGIFFQDLSGKVLQDDVLARLLTFPNVLVTSHQAFLTREALGNIADTTLGSLQAFERGEPLAHEVKAEQVLRTPAR; from the coding sequence ATGAAGGTGGCGGTCTTCGACACGCATCGCTACGACCGGGAGGCGCTGGAAGCGTCCAACGCCCGGTTTGGCCACGCGCTCGTGTTCTTCGAGCCGCGGCTCACCGCGCAGACGGCGCAGCTGGCCCAGGGCTTTCCGGGGGTGTGCTCGTTCGTCAATGACAAGGTGGACGCCGCGGCCCTGGAGGTGCTGGCCGCTGGCGGCACGCGCGTGGTGGCGCTGCGCTCGGCGGGCTACAACCACGTGGACCTCGTGGCCGCGGCGCGGCTGGGCATCCGGGTGGTGCGCGTTCCCGAGTACTCGCCCTATGCCGTGGCGGAGCATGCGGTGGCGCTGGTGCTGGCGCTCAACCGCCGCATCCATCAAGCGTATGCGCGGGTGCGCGACTGGAACTTCTCCCTGGACGGGCTGGTGGGCTTCGACCTGCACGGGAAGACGGTGGGGGTGGTGGGGACTGGGCGCATTGGCCGGGCGGCGGCGCGCATCTTCCGTGGCTTCGGCTGCCGGCTGCTGTGCTTCGACGTGGTGCCGGACCCGGAGGTGGAGCTCGAGCTGGGAGCCCAGTATGTGCCGCTGGACACCCTGTACCGCGACGCGGACATCATCACCCTGCACGTGCCGCTCACGCCGGGCACCCACCACCTGGTGAGCGCCGAGGCGCTGGGGAAGATGAAGCGTGGCGTCATGCTGATCAACACGGGCCGGGGCGCGCTCATCGACAGCCGGGCGCTCATCGAGGCCCTCAAGCGTGGCCACATGGGCGCCGCGGGGCTGGACGTCTACGAGGAAGAGGAGGGCATCTTCTTCCAGGACCTGAGCGGCAAGGTGCTCCAGGACGACGTGCTGGCGCGCTTGCTCACCTTCCCGAACGTGCTGGTCACCTCCCACCAGGCCTTCCTCACCCGGGAGGCGCTGGGCAACATCGCGGACACCACGCTGGGCAGCCTCCAGGCCTTCGAGCGGGGCGAGCCGCTCGCCCATGAGGTGAAGGCCGAACAAGTCCTACGGACACCCGCGCGATAG
- a CDS encoding DUF6484 domain-containing protein, translated as MTLPAASANAGAPSTESGEPLWGARMGWLVGTDAAGLPLVDFPGNRAGPLVARRTVPLQPEVLQGAASTRPGVVLMFENGDARLPLIVGLVQGSPTPMLDAMLSEPQPQPPSEPPMEAHVDGKRVTIEGADEIVLKCGEASITLRRNGKLILRGTYVETHASGVNRIKGGSVQVN; from the coding sequence ATGACCTTGCCTGCTGCTTCAGCGAATGCCGGTGCACCGAGCACCGAGTCCGGCGAGCCGCTCTGGGGCGCTCGGATGGGCTGGCTCGTGGGCACTGATGCCGCAGGGCTCCCGCTGGTGGACTTCCCGGGCAACCGGGCCGGACCGCTCGTGGCCCGGAGGACAGTGCCACTTCAGCCCGAGGTGCTCCAGGGCGCGGCCAGTACCCGCCCGGGTGTGGTGTTGATGTTCGAGAATGGGGATGCGCGCCTGCCGCTGATCGTCGGGCTCGTGCAGGGCAGCCCCACGCCGATGCTGGATGCGATGCTCTCCGAGCCTCAGCCCCAGCCGCCCTCCGAGCCCCCCATGGAAGCCCATGTGGACGGCAAGCGCGTCACCATCGAAGGCGCGGACGAGATCGTCCTGAAGTGCGGAGAGGCGAGCATCACCCTGCGCCGCAACGGCAAGCTCATCCTCCGGGGCACCTACGTCGAGACGCACGCCAGCGGCGTCAATCGCATCAAAGGTGGCAGCGTTCAGGTCAACTGA
- the trxA gene encoding thioredoxin, translating to MYRCPTCGAFNRVPATRPSGLPACGRCHGALDTSGKPQSVDGEGLARAVASSPVPVLVDVWAPWCGPCRMVAPVLEAVGQSQAGRLIVLKLNSEEHPEAASRLSVRGIPTFVLYAHGREVARRSGAMPRAELERWLHEAWGSSEEVRM from the coding sequence ATGTACCGCTGTCCTACCTGTGGTGCTTTCAACCGTGTCCCTGCCACCCGTCCCTCGGGACTTCCCGCGTGTGGCCGCTGCCACGGCGCGCTCGATACTTCGGGAAAACCCCAATCGGTGGATGGAGAGGGGCTCGCGCGGGCGGTGGCCTCGTCGCCGGTGCCCGTGCTGGTGGACGTATGGGCGCCCTGGTGCGGGCCATGCCGGATGGTGGCTCCCGTGTTGGAAGCAGTGGGGCAGTCGCAGGCGGGGCGGCTCATCGTTCTGAAATTGAACTCGGAAGAACATCCGGAGGCCGCCTCGCGGCTGAGCGTGAGGGGCATCCCTACTTTTGTCCTCTACGCCCACGGGCGTGAGGTGGCGCGGCGCAGCGGGGCCATGCCGCGCGCGGAGCTGGAGCGCTGGCTCCATGAGGCCTGGGGCAGCTCGGAGGAAGTGCGCATGTAG
- a CDS encoding SWIM zinc finger family protein: MTMLALNYATPSVFESTRERALLGLAADQHRPVRFHARVKEHLLSLRLALQALGSVIWRQDEWMSAGEYASFFLDPVITIHPDRVFFEAFSQDQSTYGLVVADRALFEPSGEVRCGTTNVDFTAWLWAALAEMRSSRETFFRVGPEGFEVTTAGAGGRFEQKVDIPDPWVRGFLQLQGAMALPGTKLTVRPVDLLAALRFLRFTKAKMSPRALRYEMEPGEDAALLLEPWEERIPLKGASHTYAEKRTIRTWGRRRLQLLDPLLPYADNVDVYLKGRALPSFYAVKLPGVTFLLGLSGWTSNQWTGTGGLDLLVPPIKGEGLTERVLGLLREKYALSVEEASTLLGAERPAVSRALASLCSEGRAIFDVERREFRHRELFSKPVDLERVYPPDPRREEAEKMVARGQVTIQSSEARETRKKKRLKGPDGVLYREVVLRDWVVSGRVATQGSVEVVLNDEDRLIFGRCGCEFFQEHLLNQGPCVHLLALMSVAKPQRQDQATSRPVDKESLQNPVLAHSPEEPEAQENGSESDEAALDEDGDDDDNR, translated from the coding sequence ATGACGATGCTGGCCCTCAACTACGCGACGCCCAGTGTCTTCGAGTCCACGCGGGAGCGGGCCCTGCTGGGGCTGGCCGCGGATCAGCACCGTCCTGTGCGCTTCCACGCGCGGGTGAAGGAGCACCTGCTCTCGCTGCGGCTGGCGCTCCAGGCGCTCGGCTCCGTCATCTGGCGCCAGGACGAGTGGATGAGCGCGGGCGAGTACGCGAGCTTCTTCCTGGACCCGGTCATCACCATCCACCCGGACCGGGTCTTCTTCGAGGCGTTCAGCCAGGACCAGAGCACCTACGGGCTGGTAGTGGCGGACCGGGCGCTCTTCGAGCCCTCGGGGGAGGTGCGGTGCGGCACCACGAACGTGGACTTCACCGCGTGGCTGTGGGCGGCGCTGGCGGAGATGCGCTCGAGCCGGGAGACGTTCTTCCGCGTGGGACCCGAGGGCTTCGAGGTGACGACAGCAGGTGCCGGGGGCCGCTTCGAGCAGAAGGTGGACATCCCGGACCCGTGGGTGCGCGGCTTCCTCCAGCTGCAGGGCGCCATGGCACTGCCGGGGACGAAGCTGACAGTGCGGCCGGTGGATCTGCTGGCGGCGCTGCGCTTCCTGCGCTTCACCAAGGCGAAGATGTCACCGCGCGCGCTGCGCTATGAAATGGAGCCCGGCGAGGATGCGGCGCTGCTGCTAGAGCCCTGGGAGGAGCGCATCCCCCTGAAAGGCGCCAGCCACACCTATGCAGAGAAGCGCACGATCCGCACGTGGGGCCGGCGGAGGCTGCAGCTGTTGGATCCGCTGCTGCCCTACGCGGACAACGTGGACGTGTACCTCAAGGGCCGGGCGCTCCCCTCCTTCTATGCGGTGAAGCTGCCGGGAGTGACGTTCCTGCTCGGACTGTCCGGGTGGACATCGAACCAGTGGACGGGGACGGGCGGGCTCGACCTGCTGGTGCCTCCTATTAAAGGAGAGGGCCTGACGGAGCGGGTACTCGGGCTGCTGCGAGAGAAGTACGCCCTGAGCGTCGAGGAGGCGAGCACCCTGCTCGGAGCGGAGCGGCCGGCGGTGTCCCGAGCGCTGGCCTCGCTGTGCTCGGAGGGCCGAGCCATCTTCGACGTGGAGCGCCGCGAGTTCCGCCACCGGGAGCTGTTCTCGAAGCCGGTGGACCTGGAGCGGGTCTACCCGCCGGACCCGAGGCGCGAGGAGGCCGAGAAGATGGTCGCCCGAGGCCAGGTGACGATCCAGAGCTCCGAGGCGCGCGAGACGCGGAAGAAGAAGCGCCTGAAGGGGCCCGATGGAGTCCTCTACCGCGAGGTGGTGCTGCGCGACTGGGTGGTGTCGGGAAGGGTGGCGACGCAGGGGAGCGTGGAGGTGGTGCTCAACGACGAGGACCGGCTCATCTTCGGCCGCTGCGGCTGCGAGTTCTTCCAGGAGCACCTGCTGAACCAGGGCCCGTGCGTGCACCTGCTCGCGCTGATGTCGGTGGCGAAGCCCCAGAGGCAGGACCAGGCCACATCTCGGCCGGTGGACAAGGAGTCCTTGCAGAATCCCGTCCTGGCCCATAGCCCGGAGGAGCCCGAGGCACAGGAGAACGGCAGCGAGTCCGATGAGGCGGCGCTTGACGAGGACGGGGACGATGACGATAACCGCTGA
- a CDS encoding universal stress protein produces MPVVCATNFSDAARRACDAAALLARKAGVPLWLVHVLPQDSARAFGKPLMEAAEAALADEAKRMQKLGAQVQHTVLTGEPAAAVQEFAKKQGATMVVTAAPSQETPFLGLGGTVDRLAQTVEVPLVVARNVESLEAWGRGERPLKVMLGVDRSLPFSAARDWVKGLRKLGPIELVGGRVFWAQEEAVRLGLESPLGFADVTPALRQALEKEAAVLVEPLSEGGKPVRVRLEVGLGRIADHLVALAAEEGVDVLVVGSHHRRALGKLWSVSQHALRLAKMTVVCVPSRAAVQGADVELPQVRTVLVTTDFSELGDRAIAQACALAPQGGTVHLLHVAPPQTGPEQLSALRKQLEERVPRAAVQGGRKVELEVTAGSDVAGVIAQAAERHGADLICMATHGRTGMMRAVMGSVAQAVMTRCDRPVVLVRNPAS; encoded by the coding sequence ATGCCTGTCGTCTGCGCCACCAACTTCTCCGATGCCGCCCGCCGCGCGTGTGATGCCGCCGCGCTGCTTGCCCGGAAGGCCGGTGTGCCGTTGTGGCTCGTCCACGTGCTGCCGCAGGACTCCGCGAGGGCCTTCGGTAAGCCGCTGATGGAGGCGGCCGAGGCGGCGCTGGCCGACGAGGCGAAGCGGATGCAGAAGCTCGGCGCCCAGGTGCAGCACACGGTGCTCACGGGCGAGCCGGCCGCGGCGGTGCAGGAGTTCGCCAAGAAGCAGGGCGCCACGATGGTGGTGACGGCGGCGCCGAGCCAGGAGACGCCCTTCCTGGGCCTGGGCGGCACGGTGGACCGGCTGGCGCAGACGGTGGAGGTGCCGCTGGTCGTCGCCCGGAACGTGGAGTCGCTGGAGGCGTGGGGGCGCGGGGAGCGGCCGCTCAAGGTGATGCTGGGGGTGGATCGCTCGCTGCCCTTCTCGGCGGCGCGCGACTGGGTGAAGGGGCTGCGCAAGCTGGGGCCCATCGAACTGGTGGGCGGCCGCGTCTTCTGGGCCCAGGAGGAGGCCGTGCGCCTGGGGCTGGAGAGCCCGCTGGGCTTCGCGGACGTGACGCCGGCGCTGCGCCAGGCTCTGGAGAAGGAAGCCGCGGTGCTGGTGGAGCCGCTGTCCGAGGGCGGCAAGCCCGTCCGGGTGCGCCTGGAGGTGGGCCTGGGCCGCATCGCGGACCACCTCGTCGCGCTGGCCGCGGAGGAGGGCGTGGACGTGCTGGTGGTGGGCTCGCACCACCGCAGGGCGCTCGGGAAGCTGTGGAGCGTGTCTCAGCACGCGCTGCGGCTGGCGAAGATGACGGTGGTGTGCGTGCCGTCTCGCGCGGCGGTGCAGGGAGCGGACGTGGAGCTGCCTCAGGTGCGCACGGTGCTGGTGACCACGGACTTCTCCGAGCTGGGAGACCGGGCCATCGCCCAAGCGTGCGCGCTGGCGCCTCAGGGCGGCACGGTGCACCTGCTGCATGTCGCCCCGCCGCAGACGGGCCCGGAGCAGCTGAGCGCGCTCCGGAAGCAGCTCGAGGAGCGAGTGCCTCGCGCGGCGGTGCAGGGGGGGCGGAAGGTGGAACTGGAGGTGACGGCCGGGAGCGACGTGGCGGGTGTCATCGCCCAAGCCGCCGAGCGCCACGGCGCGGACCTCATCTGCATGGCCACTCACGGCCGCACGGGGATGATGCGGGCGGTGATGGGCTCGGTGGCCCAGGCGGTGATGACGCGCTGCGATCGGCCCGTGGTGCTGGTGCGCAACCCCGCGTCTTGA